In Silurus meridionalis isolate SWU-2019-XX chromosome 28, ASM1480568v1, whole genome shotgun sequence, the genomic window GAACCtatagaggtgtgtttggggtcattgtcctgttagAAAACAAATTATGATCCCACTAAACAATATGGGATGGCAGTTGCTGTAAAATGCCGTGGTAGCCATGATGATTAAATGTTTCCCCTCAATTTCAGTAACATTTTGACCCAGATATCGTCACAGCTCCTCCAGCATGCTTTACAATGAGAACCACACATCCAGGAACCAGCACCTTGTCTATGTCTAAGAACACATGGCAGGTGGAACTTAATATCGGATATTTGGACTCATCAAACTAAAGGACAGTTTTCTTCttatctaatgtccattccttgtgtttcttggcccaagcaagTTTCTTTCACTACATTCACGTACAGATCAGCTATACAGCTCAataattgagggttaagggcgtTAAAGTCATAAAATCTAATCCACTGAACTGCTACTTACGTTTCTTGTTCTTACAAAGAAACGGTTTCTTTGTCACAATTCGACCATGAAGGCCGGACGCTTACAGTCTTCTTTGAACAGtcgatgttgaaatatgtctgccacaCAGAACTCTGAGAAGCATCCATACTTTCTGAGGCTGGTCATTTTAATAAACttatcttctgcagcagaggtagctcttggtctttctTTCTTCGAACGGTGctcatgagagcctgtttcatcatagcgTTTGATGGTTTGGGAGACACacctaagtgtgtgtgtgtgtgtgtgtgtgtgtgtgtgtgttataaatgtaaCACACCTAAAGCTCTTGAGATTTTTCAGATAGACCGACAGACATTTCTAAAAGTAGTGATGGATCTTTCATCTTTACTTAGttgagtgtttcttgccataatatggatgtGTACAGttgttgtagtagcactaagaAGACTATGGACTCTGTACTCactctttcctctgcacaagacaaatGATGGTCTGAAGAACATTTAGAAGGCAAGAAAATGTCACGAATGAGCTCTTGAGAAGAAACACCTGTGAACCGAAAGCCATTCCAGGTGACACCTCATGACTCTGATGAGAAAATGCCATGAGTTTGTCGAGCTGTCGTCAAAGTTTAATAGAGCTACTACATAATTCCAAAAGTTCTTCATAGTTTTggattcttcagtattaatgtacaatgttgttaaagaggaagagaaacagTCGGTCTGGTGGATtattttaatggaaaatgtTTCATCACCcgaataattttaaatatattacattcatttagtctccattcacAATAACCAGGAAAAATAATCATCATACTGACCTTCAGTACTGCTGtacatttataacacacacacacacacacacacacacacacacacacacactcaaaataatcacacacacacacacacacacacacacacactcaaaataattacacacacacacacacacacacacacacacaaataattacacacacacacacacacacacacacacacaaataattacacacacacacacacacacacacacacactctcctctctcacacacacacacacacacacacacacacacacacacacacacacacacacactctggtcaggtgtcctcaGCGTTCCTGTTGGATTGGTGTGGCAGCAGCTGATCCTCCTGCAGGACACCACAACAGAACATCACACCAGGTGTGCAGTCTCACTGTGGCTCTGTGGGACCAAACCCCAAAACCTTCTGTTAGAGAGACACAACCACGCCCCCTGGAGCTGCACTCATGAtgtccttctcctccacttcctcctgcAGGgaatgtgtgagagacagaatgagagatggagagagaaagagagagacagacagcaaaagagcaagagagcgagtgagacagagagatcGATTGACAGAAATGACAAGAGAAAAAATGACAaacagtaaaagagagagaaaaaaataaagacagagaGTGACacaaagaagaagagagagagagagaaatagtgaaagagagagaaataaacagagagagaaaaagagaaagtcaGAAAAAGGTGattccaaaagaaaaagatacagagagggagaaagagagaagagagacatatagaaaaaagagacagagaaaaagaaagagaaagaagagagagagacatacaaagaaaaagaaagagtaatgcagagagaaagagagacattaagagacagtaaaaaaagaaatgagaaattaAAGAGACAGAGGGGGGAATAgagtgagaaaagagagagagagagagagagagacacagaaaaagagagacagagaaaaagaaagagagagagaaaagagagagagagagagagagagagagagagagagagagagagagagagagagaaagagagagagagatagtcgACTCTTTCAGGGAGTCGATACCCATGTACGAATCGTGTGATACACGTGCGGTCGTCATGGTTACAGTGGAGTGGGCGGGGCTGGGGGACGTACCTTTGGGTCCACAGGAGGAGACGTGGTGGAGGACGTGACCTTCTCAGTCCATTTAAACACAGTGGGAGCTGCAGACTTCATCCCTCCCTCAAAGTGACAGCTGCAGATCCTCGAGTTCTCGTTCGAAATGTCTGGAGGACGTctaacacacacgcgcacacacgcagaAAGAAAGCTGTTGCTAGGCAACAAGCCAATCACCAGCATCACTGGATCTATCGGTTCGGTCTCAAATGGCGTCGTATATTATCTAAGTGCACTAGATTATTTTACCATTTGGACACTTTAGTGGTTAAATCCCAAATAACTTTCTACTAATACAAGTGCACGAGAATGtggaaagtattttttttttttaaacatcggTTTCATCCCAAAATGTCTCCCCCTCCCTACACCCTTATCGAGTGCACTTTCTAGAAAAAAAGAACTGGTTTGGGATTGAACCCGGACTCTGTTCACACCcaggaaagagaaagtgagagaaaataaaagcacGAACCCGCAGAGTTGCTCCCATTTCCGCCTCGCTCTGATGTCGGAGGGCAAACGGAAAAAACTGCACTGGTTTTTACTGTAACTGTGATCGCATTCAGCGGCGAAACACTGCACCATTTCCCGCAAATAACCCggtaatcataatcataaaatCAATATCCGGTTCACTTCACCGTCGGTGTTAACTCAGAGGTGTAATGGGAGACACAGTGCCACAGCGACACTTGGCGGTCAGGAGGAAAAACAGCCAGCAAAAAAGAAGTGTGCTTATAAAAGGGTGCcaaaaattttaaacattttcattattaaatcaaaaaaattcttatttaaaagaaaaatattgttttctttttctctctctccctctctctgtttctcaagATACAACAATGAATAGAAACTTATTTTATCCAaacttactgtatataatcagGAGCATTTAGATGTTTCTCAAACCATAAAAGACTTCCCAAACTTATGACAGACACTATAATGTTCACAGATGTACCTTTAGAAGGTGTCCGATCGCATTTGCATTTTCCCGTCCTTTAATTGTACGGTCAGAGAGCGCAGTAGTCAGACAacgcaaactgcatctgtagcaaactgcacaagctcaaatatattcatgtagatttttttatttcacaacgACTGatgaggagaagaaactgaatTCACGCTGGACCCTCgaaatggtgtcaaaacagcgacctttgagctgaatCCACAGGAGTCAAATCtgtgtgtataagtgagatCACGTGGCTCGTTCTCCGActatcatcatgcacgagttgccgaaAGGTTTCTACATTTTgggcttgttgaaggtcttcctgatttctCATCATCCTCCAGTGAGGTTCTTTCAACCTTGGAGCGAGCGTGctgctcaaaacacctcgaacgactcattgcagcatcgccgtatgtccAACGTAGGTCACGTCAATCGTGTCTATAGCAGATTTGCCCAATTTCACGcaaaatttcacgtttgctctgtGTTCTAACTTACTGTCCATGATGAAAACGCAGACGTGATaacgcatgtggtcagaatagcaccaggtAGTAACATTAGTctcgaaacacacacacacacacacacacacacacacacacacacacacacacacacagactattgggaataattcaatacatattaattaacaaaagtatattaaaatgtaagtcagtgattttgatgtaccgtattttcggactataagccccaattttttcccacgctttgaaccccgcggcttaaacaatgaagcggctaattaatggatttttcctgggtttttcccggtttcacaaacttcaaaccaaaaaactgagccccataacataaAACCAATGAAactgcagaacgggttcaggtgaaccaatgaaactctttatattaaatcagatgcgctcccactgaatcgggccgcaccacatcataaatatggatgatgttcctctgacgtttgacctgccgctcactcagactgtctacaggaaatgtgaatcattcatcacgctgaaaacaaccggggatgaaaacacacttcacctgtgttctgagctgcacggcatcgggagaaaagattcaccgatggtgatttttaaacacacgacgatgccaaaagataaactcccgagagaaatagttgtgaaaggaaggaggaagacagtgaacaatgactttcttggtaggctactgtttagatacaagccatgtaacagacactgtctttcattaaagcctgtgtaaagttcattagtttcagtgtagacacctgcggcttatagacaggtgcggcttatagactGGTGTGGCGTATTAATGTTCAAAAGTTTTGAGTAGAACAGAATTGAGATGAATTTCTGTGATactgtaatagaaaataaagttGAGAATCACACAGGCAtccatttcattttattgaaatttctTCCAAAAATAGTTTATTTCTACAGTGTGTTTAAAACATGGTGCGAACACCAAAACCAAACCAACAAATTGATCAATAAATCTCTGTGCTGGTTGTGAATGTCTCTCTCTAGTTGAGTGCACTGCAAGTGAGGTATAACtttctgtgtggtgtgtgtgtgtgtgtgtgtgtgtgtgtgtgtgtgtgtgtgtgtgtgtgtgtgtgaaatctaCAGGTCTGGACTTTCGGGTGGTTTTGCACGAGCGTGTGCGTGAGTTTCGCAGTAGATCTCGTCGTCTATGATATAGTAGCCTTTTTGCTTCAGGTTCTCCTCACAGTCCGAGCAGACAAAACAGCCAGGGTGCCGATACTTCTCATGAACTTTTACAACCATCccactgagagagagaatgagagaaagagagggaaagaagagTAGAAGAAAAAACAGGAACATTTCTCTATAAATATCATGTTTTAGGTGCTAATGATAAAAAACAATGTCGTATGATTGATTCATTTTAGTCAGAACTTTTCAGCAAACAGCACATCCTCCAAATATGGTCTTCAACTCGCTTCAGTTTCACTTCAATTCAGTTCACTTCAACTTAATTAACTTCAGTTTCAATTGAATTCAGTTCACTTCACTTTACTTcacttcattttaattcagttcacATTACCTCAATTTAATTCACTTCACTTTACTTtgcttcaattcaattcaattgtaaACTACTTTGAAGAATAGACTCTGTCCCAAAGCAGATTTTTGGGGAAATCCAAGAATCGAGTCTCCACGTTTACACAAATCAAATGATTTCAAGGTAACAAGTCAGAAAACTGGTTCCGAACTGAATGATACAATAATGGGTGCAATTGTACATTTCCTACGGGGTTTGCAAGATCATAGTTCCCCCTCCTTCTTCCATAAAAACAGGGATAAATACAAGAATATATACACAACATGCAGTAACACCCCCCACATGTTTGGTCCAAGTTCAGACAACTTTCTGCTGCATCAATTTGATGTTTCCTGCGATGCACTCACACTATGCCGTTCCCGCACTTGTCACACATGGGAAGTTTGTGCAGGTTTCCTCCAGGAGAGAGAGGCTTCATGACGGGCGCCTGCACTGCCTTCGTCACCACGGGAATCGTTCCTGTCAATCAGTACGTCAAACATTCCCATTAAaccagatgatgatgatgatgatgataataagtgtgtgtgtgtgtgtgtgtgtgtgtgtgtgtgtgtttttgtgtgtgagatacCTTCATTATCAATGTAGTCCTGCAAGGCTTTGAAGGATCCTGATTGGCGGGGTTCATGAggttccttttctccttcttccctCTGTAGCATGCGGTACACATCGGATTCTTCTATAGACGTGAGCCTCTTgggactacacacacacacacacacacacacacacacacacacacacacacacacacacacacagtatactgCTTTATGCTGAGGAGGTCCCTCGTCAATTTGTACTGCAGTTGCTCAGTTtgcactcagtgtgtgtgtgtgtgtgtgtgtgtgtgtgtgtgtgtgtgtgtgtatattccaTGAGATACAGTTCAGCCAGACTCTAACAGACATACCAAAATAATCCCTTCATCCCTCTGCTCTTCTGTAAAGCCCTGATTCTCCAACACACCTCATATATCTGTGGTTCTAACATCATCCACATGGTGGACCCCCAGTGTCCCTGAGGTGTAACCGCTTCACACACAAGCCAGCAGAAAGAAGGCTCAGCCACAGTCTGtgagtctcagtgaaggaggtgtggcctatgtgtcCATCAGTCTGAGTGAAAGCCTTTACTCAGAATAGCagacacataggccacacctcctttactacacctaggccacaccttcttcaccACACATAGGACACACCCCCTTCACTAAGACTGACAaacacataggccacaccttcttcactacacataggccacacctcatTTATTCAGACTGTGTTTATGTTTCTATCCATTTAagcgtggcctgtgtgtctgtcagtgtcagtgaaggaggcgtggcctgtgtgcactaaaggaggtgtggcctatgtgtctGTCAGTGTCACTAAATGAGGCGTGGCCCATGTGTCTTTCAGtgtaatgaaggaggtgtggcctatgtgtaatgaaggaggtgtgggcTATGTGTCTTTAAGTGTCGgttaaggaggtgtggcttatgtgtagtgaaggaggtgtggcctatgtgaagtaaaggaggtgtggcctatgtgtagtgaaggatgtgtgtccTTAGTAAACGAGTTTGGTGTTGTTTCTCCATGTAGTTTGATCTTCTTTTTGTCAAAATGTAGTATATTCTTTCTGACATAATTAATGCATTTCTTACGTTTTTAGTGGCTAATTGTGTCTTAGAGCTAAAAAAGCCGCACCTCTCCGGCTTGCTCTGTATCAGGCTCCTGAGCTGACCGTGTAAAGCATCCTGGATATTGCCTGAAGAATAAAGACCGATGGGAGAGTTGTAAGCAGAGCTGACCACCTGCCGCTTGTCGTCAATGTTAGCCGCCGCCACGAAGGGTGTGGCCCGTCGGTTATGACCCGTCCCGATTGGTCTGTACTCCTACCGTAAAAAATATTCGACTCACATTGttacacagcacacagaggGTCAGGCTAATACATACAGACAGTGTTTTCAGGTTATTAGCATTGCCGATCCTGACCTGTCTCTCTGCCTCCAGGTTCAGTTTAAATGGATGCGCTCTGTCACCTTCTTTGACCCGAGGTGACCACAGTTTGGTTTCTGgcctgtaataataataataataataataataataataataataataataaaaagtaagcCGACTAAATCCCTTTCTTTCCGTGACCGAGGAGAGTGTATGACCTCTGACCTTTGGATGGTTAATCGGAGCTGTCGTGTGGCCTGCTTCATGCGATTCTGAGCTTCACAGTGCATCATGTTGTCGGTGCAGATGCCATCTATAGCCAGAATGATGTCACCAGGAGAAAGGTCTACCATAGAGGCTTTGCTGCCTGGAGATATCTGAGCAGAAAAATTAAGGTcaaatgattataaatcttggtggtagctcagtggttaaggcattggactttgaaagGGAAATTCATAAGtacaaatcccaccaccaccaccacagctgggcccttaaacaaggcctaaatatatatgaaaataaatgaataaatgaagaagCAAGAAACATTATACAACATTATAGCAGCAAAAAACATCAATTCcccattttttctgtttttagattGTGTGGAGAGATATGGTCAGAGTGAAGTCAGCCTGTAGGGGATTAAAGTCATCAACAATGGTATAGTGGTGTTTAAGTGCTTAATTAGCATTTGAGCAATCAATAAATCAACCAATcaacaatcaatcaataagTTGAAAATCTATCATAAAAACTCTTGGCTCCAGTATGTATAGAAATCTTAGAGCATAGATTGAgccagagagtgtgtgtgtgtgtgtgtgtgtgtgtgtgtgtgtgtgtgtgtgtgtgtgtatatgtgtgtgtgaaatcttGCCCTTGCTGGTATGTGCActtgtgtaaactgttttttttccacagtaaACAGGATAATGAGGATAACGaaagagacatagagagagacagagacataatggcagacagacaaagagatataaagagagagagagacagacaggcacatAATGACatgcagacagaaagagagacagacagagagaaatagagtAAGAGAAAAAGATAATGaaagatcgagagagagagagagagagagagagagagaagagagagatgtgaaGGCAGCACAGCATGAGTTGGCTTTTAGGAATTATGGCTAAATATCTAATTATTTACTGAAAGCACACATCACGTAAAGTAACGTCAACAGGAGACATAGCAAATCACTCCTTCTATTATCCTTGGAGACCTTGTGTAAACCCGAAGAAACACAATGAGGTTCTCAGAGGGGGGCGTGTACTGAGCACAGCTGAGAGAGCTGTGAGAAATGTGAGAGCTGAATGAGCTGTAAGAgctgtgagagctgtgagagctgTAAAGGCTGTGAGAGTTTTAAGAGCTGTGAGAGTTGTGAGAGTTTTAAGAGTTGTGAGAGCTCTGAGAGTTGTGAAAGCTGTAAGAGCTGTAAGAGCTGTAAGAgctgtgagagctgtgagagctgTAAGAGCTGTGAGAGTTGTGAGAGTTTTAAGAGTTGTGAGAGCTCTGAGAGTTGTGAAAGCTGTAAGAGCTGTAAGAGCTCTGAGAGTTTTAAGAGCTGTGAGAGCTGTAAGAGCTGTGAGAGTTGTGAGAGTTGTAAGAGTTGTGAGAGCTGTAAGAGCTGTAAGAGCTGTGAGAGTTGTAAGAGCTGTGAGAGTTGTGAGAGTTGTGAGAGTTTTAAGAGTTGTGAGAGCTCTGAGAGTTGTGAGAGCTGTAAGAGCTGTGAGAGCTCTGAGAGTTTTAAGAGCTGTGAGAGgtgtgagaggtgtgagagTTGTGAGAGCTGTAAGAGCTGTGAGAGTTGTGAGAGCTGTAAGAGCTGTGAgagttgtgtgtgagagttgtgaGAGTTGTAAGAGCTGTGAGAGTTGTAAGAGttgtgagagctgtgagagttgtgagagctgtgagagttGTGAGAGCTGTAAGAGTTGTGAGAGTTGTAAGAGCTGTGAGAGTTGTAAGAGTTGTGAGAGCTGTAAGAGTTGTAAGAGTTGTGAGAGCTGTTAGAGTTGTGAGAGCTGTGAGCTGTGAGTTGTGAGAGTTGTGAGAGCTGTAAGAGCTGTGAGAGTTGTAAGAGCTGTGAGAGTTGTAAGAGTTGTGAGAGCTGTTAGAGttgtgagagctgtgagagctgTAAGAGTTGTAAGAGTTGTGAGAGTTGTGAGCTGTGAGAGTTGTGAGAGTTGTGAGAGTTGTGAGAGTTGTAAGAGTTGTGAGAGTTGTGAGCTGTGAgagttgtgtgtgagagttgtgagagctgtgagagttgtgagagttgtgagagttgtgagagttgtgagagctgtgaggttgtgtgtgagagttgtgagagctgtgagagttGTGAGAGTTGTGAGAGTTGTGAGAGCTGTAAGAGCTGTGAGTTGTGAGAGTTGTGAGAGttgtgagagctgtgagagttGTGAGAGCTGAGAGTTGTGAGAGttgtgagagctgtgagagttgtgagagctgtgagagttgtgagagctgtgagagctgtgagagctgtgagagttgtgagagctgtgagagctgtgagagttgtgagagctgtgagagagttgtgagagctgtgagagctgtgagagttGTGTGAGAGTTGTGAGAGTTGTGAGAGCTGAGAGTTGTGAGAGTTGAGAGCTGTGAGAGttgtgagagctgtgagagttGTGAGCTGTGAGAGTTGTGAgctgtgagagctgtgagagctgtgagagctgtgagagttgtgtgtgagagttgtgagagctgtgagagctgtgagagctgtgagagttgtgagagctgtgagagctgtgagagctgtgagagctgTGAGTCTCAGAGGACTTTTTGACCAAACATGGCTGTGTGTCTCAGAACTACAGCTGGGAAtcctcaagtaaaaaaaaaaaacacagcaatgccCAACTGTCCATCTGTGAAGGAACcacctcacacaccacacacacacacacacacacacacacacacacacacacacacacacacacacactatttattcacacacacaatttattctCTAGCTatgaaaaactgaaaaacattgaaaacagtCTGGAACTAAGGAACAGA contains:
- the LOC124381463 gene encoding 52 kDa repressor of the inhibitor of the protein kinase-like isoform X2, with protein sequence MVQCFAAECDHSYSKNQCSFFRLPSDIRARRKWEQLCGRPPDISNENSRICSCHFEGGMKSAAPTVFKWTEKVTSSTTSPPVDPKEEVEEKDIMSAAPGGVVVSL
- the LOC124381463 gene encoding uncharacterized protein LOC124381463 isoform X1, which encodes MVQCFAAECDHSYSKNQCSFFRLPSDIRARRKWEQLCGNSFLSACVRVCVRRPPDISNENSRICSCHFEGGMKSAAPTVFKWTEKVTSSTTSPPVDPKEEVEEKDIMSAAPGGVVVSL
- the pdlim3a gene encoding PDZ and LIM domain protein 3a isoform X1; translated protein: MTHYVVLDGPAPWGFRLIGGKDFNQPLIIAKISPGSKASMVDLSPGDIILAIDGICTDNMMHCEAQNRMKQATRQLRLTIQRPETKLWSPRVKEGDRAHPFKLNLEAERQEYRPIGTGHNRRATPFVAAANIDDKRQVVSSAYNSPIGLYSSGNIQDALHGQLRSLIQSKPESPKRLTSIEESDVYRMLQREEGEKEPHEPRQSGSFKALQDYIDNEGTIPVVTKAVQAPVMKPLSPGGNLHKLPMCDKCGNGIVGMVVKVHEKYRHPGCFVCSDCEENLKQKGYYIIDDEIYCETHAHARAKPPESPDL
- the pdlim3a gene encoding PDZ and LIM domain protein 3a isoform X2, giving the protein MVDLSPGDIILAIDGICTDNMMHCEAQNRMKQATRQLRLTIQRPETKLWSPRVKEGDRAHPFKLNLEAERQEYRPIGTGHNRRATPFVAAANIDDKRQVVSSAYNSPIGLYSSGNIQDALHGQLRSLIQSKPESPKRLTSIEESDVYRMLQREEGEKEPHEPRQSGSFKALQDYIDNEGTIPVVTKAVQAPVMKPLSPGGNLHKLPMCDKCGNGIVGMVVKVHEKYRHPGCFVCSDCEENLKQKGYYIIDDEIYCETHAHARAKPPESPDL